The proteins below are encoded in one region of Engystomops pustulosus chromosome 8, aEngPut4.maternal, whole genome shotgun sequence:
- the LOC140076108 gene encoding olfactory receptor 1468-like yields MYLFLCNLSIIDLCYTTITVPKLVYMFLSGIYTLSFTQCFTQMYFFSHLATTEDLLLFIMAYDRYVAICDPLHYHSVLSKRNCLLLMTIAWVSGFFNSSATTFALSKIPMCYSNTVPQFFCEFKAFEKISCPNAGFQFINYLEALTFGLGPFLCCLISYTKVIIIILQIKSSDGKRKAFSTCSSHLMVLTITYGTWVSVYIMPPFKYTQVFELTLSVLYTTITPMLNPLIYSVRNKDVKRAILVMVGDKFRRVSHILILFPLSKICYGQNGTHNLHTLPSLLLCCVGTTLNLPYPFTLT; encoded by the exons ATGTATCTATTCCTCTGCAACTTATCCATCATTGATCTTTGCTACACAACCATCACGGTACCCAAGCTGGTCTACATGTTCCTCAGTGGTATCTACACATTATCCTTCACTCAATGCTTCACCCAGATGTACTTCTTCAGCCACCTGGCAACAACAGAGGACCTCCTGCTCTTCATTATGGCTTATGAtcgatatgtggccatctgtgaCCCTCTACATTATCACAGTGTATTGAGTAAGAGGAACTGTCTACTGTTGATGACCATAGCCTGGGTTTCAGGTTTCTTTAATTCCTCAGCTACAACCTTTGCCTTGTCTAAGATACCAATGTGTTATTCTAATACCGTCCCACAATTCTTCTGCGAATTTAAAGCCTTCGAGAAAATCTCTTGTCCCAATGCTGGTTTTCAGTTTATTAACTATTTGGAAGCTTTAACCTTTGGTCTTGGTCCTTTTCTTTGCTGTTTAATCTCATATACTaaagtcatcatcatcatcctacaGATTAAATCCAGTGATGGAAAAAGAAAGGCTTTCTCCACCTGCTCATCCCACCTCATGGTCCTCACTATTACTTATGGCACCTGGGTCTCTGTCTATATTATGCCACCATTCAAATATACTCAAGTCTTTGAACTGACCCTTTCTGTCCTTTATACAACCATCACCCCCATGTTAAATCCTTTAATTTACAGTGTACGGAATAAAGATGTAAAGAGGGCGATACTGGTAATGGTGGGAGACAAG TTCCGCAGAGTCAGCCATATCCTCATTCTCTTCCCACTTTCTAAAATTTGTTATGGACAAAATGGAACTCATAATCTTCACACTCTTCCCAGTCTCCTACTGTGCTGCGTTGGAACAACCTTGAATCTGCCGTATCCTTTTACCCTCACATGA